Part of the Suricata suricatta isolate VVHF042 chromosome 8, meerkat_22Aug2017_6uvM2_HiC, whole genome shotgun sequence genome, GGCCAGCAAGCAGACCCATATCTTGGAACAGGTGAAGAAAGAGTGGGCAATCTCTAGATTGGAGCCAATAGTTATGATGTCTAttgtctcagtctgttgagcttttATGGGGGGAAAGGACATTTTTGCTGTTTCCCAGATTACTGTTGactcactcttttctttcttccttcctccctccctccctccctcctctcttcctttcttccttgcatcctctcatcatttctttctttctctttctttcacacatttatttttgagaagagaaagataGCAAACacacgtgaacaggggaggggcagagagagggagagagagaatcccaagtaggctccttgaCTGGcagtatagagcccgatgcgggcttgatctcacaaaccatgagatgacctgagctgaaatcaggagtcagaagcttaaccaactaagccacccagacacctctactGTTGGCCTTTTGATGGTTGGGAGTAGATTGCTTATTGGTTCACAAGATTTCATAGAAAAAAGACAGGCTTCGGACTTCTCAGTTATAAGTTTGAATTCTAACAGTACTTCTTAATAATTGTGTTTGTTAAGTCAAGTCTGTTTAATCTTCTGAGTCTCACTTTCCACTTTTTTTGAAAGCTAATGAGAAGAAAGTAACTGAGGTTGAAATGGCATAGTGGACATAAGAAGTGCTTTCTATGTGGTGTAACCTCTTATTTTTCAAACACCAATGCATAGTAGAATCACTTGGaaagctttttggtttttgtatttttactttttaaagtaggctctatacccaacatgggggttgaactcatgaccctgagattaaaagTCTCACATTAtaccaactgaaccagtcaggccctccaaaaaactattttatttattttttaaagaatttatttttagataggcTCCACGCATActtgaatgtggggcttgaattcatgaccttgagattaagagtaccatgctctactgactgaaccagccaggtgcccctgaagaacttttcatttattaaaatattttttgttactatttattttaatatttaaaaaaattaatatatgtttatttctgagagagaatatGCtcctgtgcaagcaggggaggggcagagaatcccaaacaggttctgcactatctacacagagcctgacgtggggcatgatctcacaaaccttgagaatatgacctgagccaaaaccaagagtcagatgcctaagccACAGgaccacccaggcattccttaacaggttttttctttttttttttaatgtttactcactTTTGTGAGACAGacacaaagcatgaatgggggtgggacagagagagttggagacacaaaatctgaagccggctccaagctgtcagcacagagcctaatgtggggctcgaacccacaaaatgtgagatcgtgacctgagccacagttgtatgcttaactgactaagccacccaggtgccccaatatgtttttttttttaatgtttgtttatttctgagagagtgcacacatacaagtagagtgggggaagagcagagaggaagacagaggattgACGTGgattctgccctgacagcagatagcccaacatggggcttgaactcacaagtcatgagatcattacctccCCAAGCCACTCCCTTGGCTCCCTGAGGGGTTTTTAAAGGATTGATTCCTAAGACCCTGTCTCACAACATACTAAATTGTGATTTTGGGGGTCAAGGGCTGGGCATTTATACTTTTTCAGAGGTAGATCTTTAGAACTGCAGGGTAGAGATCATGGAGATGTTTTTTCCCTACTAAGTGCCTTCCCCTCATTGCTGAGCATACTGTAGGTTCCATCCCTTGATGACTTTGGTGTGAGCTTTCTGGATATTCATTTCCAGGGAAAGATAAGATGTGGATAGTGTGTTGCATCTCAGTACAAAGAAGAATTAGGgagtttttgttatttaaagCTTTCAGGGACTACTggggtgtttttggtttttgttttttaagtttatttactttaagagagtgaaagagcaccAGTGGGGCACGGGcaaagagagagcgggagagagtctaaacaggttctgcactatcagcacagagcccgatgtgggactccaactcacagactgagatgtgacctgagctgtaatcatgAGTTTGAcagggatgcatgggtggctcagccgattaagcgtccgacttcagctcaggtcatgatctcacagcttgtgagtttgagccctgtgttgacagttcagagcctggagcctgcttcacattctgtctccctctctctctgcccctcccctactcacgctctgtccgtctctcacaataaacaacaacaaaaaaagagtccaacacttaaccagctgagccacccaggcttttgGGActgctttataaaattatttttgtttttataattcatgtatttatcttaagagtgcacatgcatgagcaagggagggacagagaattaagctccacacccagcatggattGAACTTAGAGTTCAGTCTCAACCATGcaatcataatctgagccaaaatcaagttggacccttaactgacagctgcccaggcagccctgggatagcttttttttttttttttaatttgtctttgagagagagggagagacagagtgcaagcgggggaggtcCGGGTGGAGGAACAAGAGAGacaaggacacagaatccaaagcagactccaggctccaccgtttgtgcagagcccaatgtggggcttgaactcctggactgtgcaatcatgacctcagccaaagtcagctgcttaagcgactgagctaACTAGGCagcctgggaattttttttttaaaggagatctAAGGCTGACCTCAGTGGAAAAGGAAGCAGGCctaaaagtttctaaaaaaacAGTTCCTTTGTCCCTGGTGACACCAGGTCAAATTCCATCCTATGTGGAATACTTCATTGCTTTGATAACTCTGAGGGCCCAGAAGAGAGTTGAGTTCTGTTGTAAACCTAGTTTGGTGTCAACTCGATTTCAGATTTTTGCCAGATTGAACCACAGGATATAAAGTTCTTTAATTTTCATGGTTTttgcttctccacatccttgtagGCACTGTGTCGGGCAGAGGATGAAGAGGATATCCGTGCTGCCACCCAGGCCAAAGCTGAACAGGTGGCTGAGCTTGCAGAATTCAATGAAAATGATGGATTTCCTGCTGGTGAGGGAGAGGAGGCCGGCCGACCTGGTGCTGAGGATGAAGAGATGTCCCGGGCTGAGCAGGAAATTGCCGCCCTTGTAGAACAGGTCAGTGTTGGACCCACTAGTTCTTAACATCACCCTTCACAACTTCCTCCTCTGGACCTTGTGagacttttctgtcttctctggtgAAAATAATCAAGGGTGCTGGGCCCTGGTTGCCGGGTTCATCACCATTTCTCCTTCCCACAGCTGACCCCCATTGAGCGTTATGCCATGAAATTCCTGGAAGCCTCACTGGAGGAGGTGAGCCGGGAGGAGCTCAAGCAGGCAGAAGTGAGTATTTCTAGGGGATGAGTATGGAAGTGGGAAGTTGCTGCTTTTTACCCACTCCCCAAtctgtttgcctccctctgaccccccaccccccaccgttTGGGCTCTGTTGTTGGTAGGAGCAAGTGGAAGCTGCCCGCAAGGACCTGGACCAAGCCAAGGAGGAGGTGTTCCGCCTAccccaagaggaggaggaggggccaggggctggggatgaGGTTTCCTGTGGGACTGGTGGAGGCAGTCACCGGCGCAGTAAGAAGGCCAAGGCCCCTGAAAGGCCAGGGACTCGCGTCAGTGAGCGTCTTCGTGGAGCCCGGGCTGAGACTCAAGGGGCAAACCACACTCCTGTCACATCCACCCATCATACTCGCAGCACTTCCACACCCCCACGCTGCAGCCCCGCCAGGGAGAGAGTTCCCCGGCCAGCACCTAGGCCTCGACCCACTCCAACTTCAGCTCCTGCTGTAATTCCTGCCCCAATCCCTGTTCCAATCCCAGCCCCGATCCCCATTTCAGCCCCAAATCCAATAACCATGCTTCCTGTTCATATCTTGCCTTCTCCTCCACTTCCCCCTCCACAGATTCCTCCCTCTTGTTCTTCCGCCTGTACCCCTCCTCCTGCCTGTACCCCTCCGCCAGCTCATACCCCACCTCCAGCCCAAACCTCTCTCTCaactccttcctcccctcttttGCTTGGTCTACCTTCTGTACCCATCTCCCCCCCAGTCACCAACCTGCCCTTGGGCTTGGGGCCTGAGACAGAACTGTGTGCACAAGCATTGGCATCCACCGAGTCCCCGGAGCTGGCTGATATGGCCAGTTCCGAAACTTCCCCACTTACTCTTGTGCCCCCTAAGGATCTGTTGCCAGTTGCTGTTGAGATCCTGCCTATATCAGAGAAGAACCTTTCTCTCACCTCTTCTGCACCTAGCCCAACCCTGGAGGCTGACAGCGTCCCCAACGGTCAAGAGCAGGAAGTGCCAGAGCCTGCTGAGGGGACCATCCTCACAGTGCTGCCTGATGGTGAGGAGGTGCCCTCCTGTCTGAGTGAGAGCAATGGGCTGGAGCTCCCACCTTCAGCAGCATCTGATGAGCTACTTCAGGAGCCATTGGAGGCTGACAAGAGCTCAGAAGAGCTGGTGGAGGCCCAGACCCCAACCTCCAGCCCAGAGAAGCCGCAGGAACTTGTTTCGGCAGAGGTCACAGCCCCGTCAACCTcatcctccaccacctcctcacCCGAGAGTCCTTCACCTGCCCGGCCCCCTCGGCGTCGCACCAGTGCGGATGTAGAAATTAGGGGTCAGGGGGCTGGTCGGCCAGGGCAGCCTCCAGGCCCCAAAGTGCTTCGCAAGCTTCCGGGACGGCTAGTGACTGTGGTTGAGGAGAAGGAACTGGTGAGACGACGGCGACAGCAGCGGGGAACTGCCAGCACCCTAGTGCCTGGGGTCTCTGAGACTGGTGCCAGCCCAGGAAGCCCATCTGCCCGCAGCATGTCGGGGCCAGAATCCTCACCTCCCACCAGTGGGCCCTGTGAAGCTGCTCCCCCATCCACACTGCCCACCCCAACCCAGCAACCCTTCATAGCTCGCCGTCGCATTGAGCTGGGGGTGACCAGTGGGGGCAGCCCAGAGAACGGAGAAGGGGCACTTCTTGCCATCACCCCTCCTGCTGTGAAACGTCGGAGGGGGAGGCCCCCCAAGAAGAACAGGTCTCCAGCAGATGTTGGGCGAGGGGTGGATGAGGTACCTTCATCCACCTCTAAGGGAAAAACCAATGGGGCTGACCCAGTCCCTGGGGCTGAGACCCTTATTGTTGCGGAGCCTGTCCTGGGCCCCCAGCTTAGTCCTGGGCCCCAGCCTCTTGGACCCCAGCCAATTCACAGACCCGAGCCCATCATCCTATCACCTGTGGAGAAGAGAAGGCGTGGGCGGCCCCCTAAGGCACGAGATTTGCCCATTCCTGGGACCATTTCCTCTCCAGGGGATGGCAACTTAGAGAGCCGGACACAGCCACTCCCGCTACCACCTCCCCTGCCACCACTCCCACCGCTTCTAGCCTGTCCCACTGCTACTGTCGCCAACACTGTCACCAATCTCACCATTTCAACATCCCCACCCAAGCGGAAACGGGGTCGACCTCCCAAGAATCCACCATCACCTCGGCCCAGCCAACTCCCTGTCTTGGACCGTGACAGCTCTTCTCTCCTCGAGAGCTGTGGATTGGGGAGGCGGCGACAACCCCAGGGCCAGGGGGAGAGTGAGGGTAGTTCCTCTGATGAGGACGGAAGCCGCCCCCTCACCCGCCTGGCCCGCTTGCGGCTTGAAGCGGAGGGAATGCGGGGGCGAAAGAGTGAAGGGTCGATGGTGGTGGCTGTAATTCAGGATGACCTGGATTTAGATAGTGGGCCAGGCAGGTTAGAATTAACACCTCCCATGGTCTCCTTAGCTCCCAAACTGCGCTCGACCCGGCTGCGTCCAGGGTCTCTAGTTCCCCCACTAGAGACTGAGAAGGTGCCTCGAAAACGGGCAGGGGCCCCAGTTGGCGGGGGTCCTGGGTTGGCAAAGCGGGGCCGCCTACAGCCCCCAAGTCCCTCGGGACCTGAGGGTTCTGTAGAGGAGTCTGAGGCTGAAGCCTCAGgcgaggaggaggaaggggatggGACCCCACGTCGCCGACATGGCCCCCGTCGACTTGGTGGGGCCACCAACCAAGGGGACCAGCGTATCCTGCGCAGCAGTGCCCCCCTCCACCCGCCTGGCCCTACCATTAGTCACAGAGGCCGAAAGGCCAAGACGTGAATGGGCTGCCCCTCCACCTAGGCTTTCCGCCAtggcccctctccctccacaaCCAGGCCTGACTCTGTTAACCACTACTTGAAGTCTTGAGGGGGAAAGCCTCCAGGGAGACATAGGggccttctcccttctttccaccAAAGTAGGGGGTAGGCAACTGGTTGTCATGGAAATGGGGCTCTTCACAtactcccttcccttccaccccACATGGCTGGGCAGTGTTAAGGGTGGCAAGATAGTCTCTGTCCCCACTCCCTTGTACTTGATTCCCCAGCTATCTTTCACAGCCCCCACActtaggggaagggggaggggcttctCTCTaccatgagtttttttttttctttttttttaagaagaaaaaataataaacttagtTTCTGTATGAGCATCCGCGTAAGGAGGCTTCTGATTTTCTGGTCTGGTGGAGGGTTGGGTGGGAACTTGGGCATCGTTTTCCTCCTCTCTTGTTCTTGCCAAAACCCTAGTACCTGATCTCTAACCCAGAATTATGTATGTGTCTTTGAGGTAGAAATCACCCAAGAGGAGGAGAGATTGGCAGATCTGATCTGGTAGGGTGCCTTTCCCTAAAGTTTAAGTTTTAAGTCACTCCAACTCATACTTTTCCTCTCCTCCTATTCCTTAGTTCTGGACTTCCCCTCAGGGTTCTCCGAAGCCTCAGACTTTTCCCTGCTTTTACTACTCTTGCTCAGGTGCTTTCACTCCTTTTCCAGCAGGCAGGCATCCTACCTCCAGTTGCTCCATCCCCCTTTTGCTTCCCTCCATCTAGCCAAACTAGTTTGAGTCAGCCACACCCCCTTCCAAGCTCCTGGGGCTTTTCAGGTGGTGGCTGGCCACCCAACCCCACCCCTGGGCTTGGCTTGGAGACCTGAGTCAGCTCCATCTCCACCCAAGCCAAACCAAACCTGAGGCAGGAGCCGAAACTCACAGTCCCTCAAGGCCTATAGCCAGGTAAGAGCCCctgttcattttacatttttttttttaaatcactctggACCCTCTCCTTGCATTCTCCCCCTAATGACTACATCTGTTTACCTTATCACTTCTTTCCCTATACCCATTCTTGAGCTTTGTGGCAGAAATTCTTTGGGCTCTTCTTatcttgccttctctctttccatctgtctTTTATTACTTGTGTTCAGAGAACTGTAGATGGTTCCAGTTTGTGTAGGATGTAAGGGGATGGTTGGAGATGAGAGTGGAAAAGGTGGTTTGATGCCAGAGCTCAGAGGCCTTGAGAAGTTAGGGGAATGAGAAATGATTAAGCAGGGCATCATTATGTAGGTTTCTGTGTGGGTTATGAGGTCAGAGTGGGCCTGGGTTAAAATGGGAGAGTAGAGATGGCAGGGAGTCAGCATAGCAAAAGTGGCCCTGATTTAGGCAAGTAAGGATTTCCTGATGTTCGGTGTcttcagctattaaaaaaaaaaaaaaaaaaaagcttagatggatacttttttctctcctttcctccatccCTGTATTTTCATCCACTGTGTTTTTACATGAAATGACTGCTTTGCTTGAAGTGGGGTGTAGGGCTTAGGGTGCTATTTTGTGACCCCCTCTTTAGTATTCAGGAGCAGCCTCTGAGGAACTTTAGGGAATTTTAAGgcttttttgaaatagtttaaatCACCGACTTGAATAGTCTGATTCCTAGCAGCTTTTGAGATTGTTTTTCTCCTGCTTATCAGTGTGCtcctgtcattttccttttccctacgTGTCAAAACAGTAAAACAGATGATGTGATATTCACACCAGCTTGCCTTTAAAGGCTCCGAATCTTAGACTGAGAAGAAAGGATTCCGGCCACACATTTCCTCTCTTGGTCTATGAGTCACTAGAGGAATTCCCCATAAGGCAGCATACCTGAGAGTTGGGCTAGGTCACGAGGGCATATCAGAGAAGGGTGGAGTCTGAGCAAGCCAGGCCAATGGCTCAGTTGTTGGGCTTACAAGTACCTTGACTGTATCGCCCACAGGTGATGGAGGACGAGGAGAAGGCAGTGGACACCTTGGTGAGCAACATGGAAGCTGCTCATTCTCCATCCCCCATCCGCTGCTGCTGGCTTCGCCTCCGCTACCTGGCAGCTACTAGCATTATCTGTGGCTGCTCTTGCCTGGGAATCATGGCCCTTGTGTTTGCCATCAAGGTGAGGAATGCAATTCCTATGGGAGCCGGGGCGGTGGGGGATTGGGGGGTGTAGTTTAGGCAATGGTTTGGTGTGTCTGATCTATCTACAGTGATCACGCAGTTACTAAGTTCTTGTCAGAGCTTGGCTCTGGGCCTGCTGTCAGAAATAAGACATGGTTCCTGCCGTCAGAGGGCCCACAGTctaatgaaaaagagagaactgTGAAAATGGATAAGTATTACTGTAATGCAGGTCATCAGTACTGTGATAGAGTAAACACAGGTATTTGGGGAGCTAGGGAGGACATGTATGTGTGATTACATACATGTGTATAGTAGAGTAGGTGACAGGAAAATAACCTTAGAAGATGAGTGACTAAAGGTGAAAGGGCATTCCAGGTAAAGGGAGCAGTGCGTACCCCGACTCTGAGTTCCGCGTGACTGGACCAGAGAAGAATAGTGACAGATGAAGCCAGAGGGCCCGGATTCCCAAGGACCTCCAGTGTTGTGCTTGGAGTTGAAACTTTATCTTCAGGGTACTGGGGAGTCCTTTCAAGAGTTTTTGGAGAGGAGAATGACATGGTCAGGTTTGTGTTTCAGTGAGATCTGCCCTCAAGGCCTACTTGGAAGATGGATTGGAAGGGGCAGGACTCGAGGCAGTTGAGCAGCAATTAGAGTGATCTGTAGCAGTTGGGAAAAAGCTGTGGAGTTTTTGAGAAGGCTTCACCATTTCCAGACTCCTAACCAAAACTTTTGAAAGGCCACATGGGCTAACTTAAACATCATGCTGGAATTTTTCTCAATCCTAGTTGTATTTTAACAATCAAACTGTATTCTTATCATCATGAGAATTTCTGGACTTCATTAGGTCAAAATCATAAACAGAATCCTTAATAATGAGAGAGATGAGGCCCACTGGGCTAATGAGAATGGAGTGCTGTTTGGACAGGAGGCTAAATACTCCAAGATAGCTCTCTGTTTCTTGCCAAGGGTTCCAAATTCTAAATGAACCTTGGATGAACAGAAAAAGATTGGGGATAAAAGGATTGAAAAGTACTTTCCCATATGTGATCTGGTGAGCTAACAACAGCTGCACAGAGCAGAAAACCTTACTTTGCAAATGAGGCATGAGAGACAGACATTGGAAAGAGGTGGGGGGTTGGGTGTCACGTTTTTAGCCATGACAAGGATGGATGATTGGTGTGGGGCACTTGGGCAGAAGCAGGGGGAGAACCTAACCAAAAACCTGCCCCCACAGGCGGAAGAGCGGCATAAGGCAGGCCGGTTCGAGGAGGCAGTGCACTGGGGGGCCCGGGCCCGGAACTTCATCCTGGCCAGCTTTGCCGTCTGGCTTGCTGTCCTCATTCTGGGCCCCCTGCTTCTGTGGGTCCTCTCCTACGCCATCGCCCAGGCTGAGTGACCCTGGGTGGCCTCTGCTGAGAGTCAGCGAGACCTCCTGGATCCTGCAGTGCAGCGTTGCTAGGGTCTGGGGTGAGAAGTGGTCCTTCCTGGCTGGAGGGATGGTGCCTCTTTCAAAGGGCTTTGGAAGAGATCTTCTAGACCTTTCTAAAAGGAGGCAGCAGCTGAGACTGGTGAGGGGAGGCCAGCCtgctctgttctgtcagtgccCACCAGCCCCTATTTCCCCCAGCCCACCACATCCTAGGAGCCTCAACCCAGAGGTGGGGTTGAAAACCAGGCCTGATTTTATTAGAAtttgttttgtaataaaaactttttagtaGTGAAATGCTCCTGTCTAATTGTTGTTCCTCTACTTTCCCTGGGTTCTTGCAAGAGCCAGACTGTATATGTGATGGATGGcaaaatctgcattttctttacccaggagctcccagagaaggaaaggattatttttcttttttctttcttttttttttttttcttctcctggagGTTTCCCTTCATAGAAAGATCCCAGCTTTTCCCTTGCACATCAACAGAGcagctaccatttactgaatgcttactatgttccaggctgtgttctaagcactttacatttcTTAATTCCTTCAGTCCTCACAGTTACTTGATAGCATGtactattgttttcattttatagctgaggaaacagGCACCTAATGTCACCCAGCTagtgaggggcagagctgggattgaaCCCAGATAGTTTGTTTCTGGATTCAAAAGAGGAATGGAAGGGTTGGAAAGCAGTCCCAGGTAAGTCTCTGCCCTGTGTATGAAGCTTTGTAGAATTACAATGAATTTTCACATCTTGGGCCTCATGATAATCTTCagcatactttattttaaattgtgaagTATATTATGCATGCAGGAAAACAGCCCAACTACAGAGCTTATAAATTAACACAAAGCAAACATCTGAAAATCACCATTCAGTCAAGAAATTGAACATTGCCTGCAGTCCTAAACCGCCTTTTATACCACTCCCAATCACtactcccttcctttcttcccacagATAACTACCATtctgataacttttttttaaagtttattttgagcgagcaagagagagagggcatgagtggggggaatggcagagagagggagagagattcccaagcaggctctacactgtcggtgcagagtccaacgtggggggtcaaactcatgaaactgtgagatcatgacttgagctgaaatcaagagttggacgtttattgactgagccaccccagccaTCTCCCATTCTGACTTCTAACAATAGAGTTTAGTTTTGCCTGCATTTGATctgtatataaatggaatcacatgtATTCTTTTCCTATCTGGCTTCTTTAACATTATTGCTGAGATTCATTAATATTTGATTCAGCTGTAGTTTTCATTatcatattccattatatgaatatgtTACAATTTATCCACTTTCTGTTGGTGGACTTTTGGGATGATTACAGTTTGGGGATATTCTGAATCATGCTGCTGTGGACATCCTGTACATGACtcttggagtacatgtgccctgGTGATTGAATTTTGGgttattttaccataatttggAGACTagcagagcacctaaaggaattagAGATATTAGTTGCACACCGAAGAGAAGATTAAAGGGGAAGAAGAGGCACATGATGGTTGTCTTCAGTGTTCTGAAGTGcttcaggaaagaaaagtgaagaaaatctaTTGTTGGTTTCACACGTTAGCATTACAGAGGTAACTGGTACTCAATCTTGTCTTCACGATAGAACCACTTCGGGAGCC contains:
- the TMEM265 gene encoding transmembrane protein 265 isoform X1; this translates as MEDEEKAVDTLVSNMEAAHSPSPIRCCWLRLRYLAATSIICGCSCLGIMALVFAIKAEERHKAGRFEEAVHWGARARNFILASFAVWLAVLILGPLLLWVLSYAIAQAE
- the TMEM265 gene encoding transmembrane protein 265 isoform X2 → MEDEEKAVDTLVSNMEAAHSPSPIRCCWLRLRYLAATSIICGCSCLGIMALVFAIKMLCADWLPLKPRPSAAALGSSELQRPRQTRDSPLPIGLPTSNRKGF